In a single window of the Mustela nigripes isolate SB6536 chromosome 17, MUSNIG.SB6536, whole genome shotgun sequence genome:
- the LOC132006187 gene encoding cytochrome P450 2A13-like, whose translation MLASGLLLVALLACLTIMVLMSVWRQRKLWGKLPPGPTPLPFIGNYLQLNTEQMYNSFMKISERYGPVFTVHLGPRRIVVLCGHEAVKEALVDQAEEFSGRGGQATFDQLFKGYGVAFSNGERAKQLRRFSITTLRDFGVGKRGIEERIQEEAGFLIETLRGTQGAFIDPTFFLSRTVSNVISSIVFGDRFDYEDKEFLSLLRMMLGSFQFTATSTGQLYEMFYSVMKHLPGPQQQAFKELQGLEDFIAKKVEQNQRTLDPNSPRDFIDSFLIRMREEQNNPNTEFYMKNLVLTTLNLFFAGTETVSTTLRYGFLLLMKHPHVEAKLHEEIDRVIGKNRQPKFEDRAKMPYTEAVIHEIQRFGDMIPMGLARRVTKDTKFREFFLPKGTEVFPMLGSVLRDPKFFSKPRDFHPEHFLDENGQFKKSDAFVPFSIGKRYCFGEGLARMELFLFLTNILQNFRFKSPQLPQDIDVSPKLVGLATIPRSYTLSFQPR comes from the exons ATGCTGGCCTCAGGGCTGCTCCTCGTGGCTTTGCTGGCCTGCCTCACCATCATGGTCTTGATGTCTGTCTGGAGGCAGAGGAAGCTCTGGGGGAAGCTCCCTCCGGGACCCACCCCATTGCCCTTCATTGGGAACTACCTGCAGCTGAACACAGAGCAGATGTACAACTCTTTCATGAAG ATCAGTGAGCGCTATGGCCCGGTGTTCACGGTCCACCTGGGACCCCGGCGCATTGTGGTGCTGTGTGGACACGAGGCAGTGAAGGAGGCTCTGGTAGACCAGGCTGAGGAGTTCAGCGGGCGAGGCGGGCAGGCCACCTTCGACCAGCTCTTCAAAGGCTATG GTGTGGCATTCAGCAACGGGGAGCGCGCCAAGCAGCTCAGGCGCTTCTCCATCACCACGCTGCGGGACTTCGGTGTGGGCAAGCGGGGCATTGAGGAGCGCAtccaggaggaggcaggcttcctcaTCGAGACCCTCCGGGGCACGCAGG GTGCCTTCATTGATCCCACCTTCTTCCTGAGCCGAACAGTGTCCAATGTCATCAGCTCCATTGTCTTTGGGGACCGCTTTGACTATGAGGACAAAGAGTTCCTGTCCCTGCTGCGTATGATGCTGGGAAGCTTCCAGTTCACAGCTACATCTACAGGGCAG CTCTATGAGATGTTTTATTCAGTGATGAAACACCTGCCAGGGCCACAACAGCAGGCATTTAAGGAGCTTCAGGGTCTGGAGGATTTCATAGCCAAGAAGGTGGAGCAGAACCAACGCACCCTGGACCCCAACTCCCCGAGGGACTTCATCGACTCCTTCCTCATCCGCATGCGGGAG GAGCAGAACAACCCCAACACGGAGTTCTACATGAAAAACCTGGTGCTGACCACCCTGAACCTCTTCTTTGCGGGCACTGAGACGGTCAGCACAACCCTGCGATATGGCTTCCTGCTGCTCATGAAACATCCACACGTGGAGG ccaAACTCCATGAGGAGATTGACCGGGTGATTGGCAAGAACCGTCAGCCCAAGTTTGAGGACAGGGCCAAGATGCCCTACACAGAGGCGGTGATCCACGAGATCCAAAGATTTGGAGACATGATCCCCATGGGCCTGGCCCGCAGAGTCACCAAGGACACCAAGTTTCGAGAGTTCTTCCTCCCCAAG ggcaCCGAAGTGTTCCCCatgctgggctccgtgctcagggaCCCCAAGTTCTTCTCCAAGCCCCGAGACTTCCACCCAGAGCACTTCCTGGATGAGAATGGGCAGTTTAAGAAGAGTGATGCTTTTGTGCCCTTCTCCATTG GAAAGCGCTACTGTTTTGGAGAAGGCCTGGCTAGAATGgagctctttctcttcctcaccaACATCTTGCAGAACTTCCGCTTCAAGTCCCCGCAGCTGCCCCAAGACATCGACGTGTCCCCCAAGCTTGTGGGCTTAGCCACCATCCCACGAAGTTACACCCTGAGCTTCCAGCCTCGCTGA
- the LOC132004910 gene encoding cytochrome P450 2A13, with the protein MLASGLLLVALLACLTIMVLMSVWRQRKLWGKLPPGPTPLPFIGNYLQLNTEQMYNSLMKISERYGPVFTVHLGPRRIVVLCGHEAVKEALVDQAEEFSGRGEQATFDWLFKGYGVAFSNGERAKQLRRFSITTLRDFGVGKRGIEERIQEEAGFLIETLRGTQGAFIDPTFFLSRTVSNVISSIVFGDRFDYEDKEFLSLLRMMLGSFQFTATSTGQLYEMFYSVMKHLPGPQQQAFKELQGLEDFIAKKVEQNQRTLDPNSPRDFIDSFLIRMREEQNNPNTEFYMKNLVLTTLNLFFAGTETVSTTLRYGFLLLMKHPHVEAKLHEEIDRVIGKNRQPKFEDRAKMPYTEAVIHEIQRFGDMIPMGLARRVTKDTKFREFFLPKGTEVFPMLGSVLRDPKFFSKPRDFHPEHFLDENGQFKKSDAFVPFSIGKRYCFGEGLARMELFLFLTNILQNFRFKSPQLPQDIDVSPKHVGFATIPRSYTMSFQPR; encoded by the exons ATGCTGGCCTCAGGGCTGCTCCTCGTGGCTTTGCTGGCCTGCCTCACCATCATGGTCTTGATGTCTGTCTGGAGGCAGAGGAAGCTCTGGGGGAAGCTCCCTCCGGGACCCACCCCATTGCCCTTCATCGGGAACTACCTGCAGCTGAACACAGAGCAGATGTACAACTCTCTCATGAAG ATCAGTGAGCGCTATGGCCCGGTGTTCACGGTCCACCTGGGACCCCGGCGCATCGTGGTGCTGTGTGGACACGAGGCGGTGAAGGAGGCTCTGGTAGACCAGGCTGAGGAGTTCAGCGGGCGAGGCGAGCAGGCCACCTTCGACTGGCTCTTCAAAGGCTATG GTGTGGCATTCAGCAACGGGGAGCGCGCCAAGCAGCTCAGGCGCTTCTCCATCACCACGCTGCGGGACTTCGGTGTGGGCAAGCGGGGCATTGAGGAGCGCAtccaggaggaggcaggcttcctcaTCGAGACCCTCCGGGGCACGCAGG GTGCCTTCATTGATCCCACCTTCTTCCTGAGCCGAACAGTGTCCAATGTCATCAGCTCCATTGTCTTTGGGGACCGCTTTGACTATGAGGACAAAGAGTTCCTGTCCCTGCTGCGTATGATGCTGGGAAGCTTCCAGTTCACAGCTACATCTACAGGGCAG CTCTATGAGATGTTTTATTCAGTGATGAAACACCTGCCAGGGCCACAACAGCAGGCATTTAAGGAGCTTCAGGGTCTGGAGGATTTCATAGCCAAGAAGGTGGAGCAGAACCAACGCACCCTGGACCCCAACTCCCCGAGGGACTTCATCGACTCCTTCCTCATCCGCATGCGGGAG GAGCAGAACAACCCCAACACGGAGTTCTACATGAAAAACCTGGTGCTGACCACCCTGAACCTCTTCTTTGCGGGCACTGAGACGGTCAGCACAACCCTGCGATATGGCTTCCTGCTGCTCATGAAACATCCACACGTGGAGG ccaAACTCCATGAGGAGATTGACCGGGTGATTGGCAAGAACCGTCAGCCCAAGTTTGAGGACAGGGCCAAGATGCCCTACACAGAGGCGGTGATCCACGAGATCCAAAGATTTGGAGACATGATCCCCATGGGCCTGGCCCGCAGAGTCACCAAGGACACCAAGTTTCGAGAGTTCTTCCTCCCCAAG ggcaCCGAAGTGTTCCCCatgctgggctccgtgctcagggaCCCCAAGTTCTTCTCCAAGCCCCGAGACTTCCACCCAGAGCACTTCCTGGATGAGAATGGGCAGTTTAAGAAGAGTGATGCTTTTGTGCCCTTCTCCATTG GAAAGCGCTACTGTTTTGGAGAAGGCCTGGCTAGAATGgagctctttctcttcctcaccaACATCTTGCAGAACTTCCGCTTCAAGTCCCCGCAGCTGCCCCAAGACATCGACGTGTCCCCCAAACACGTGGGCTTTGCTACCATCCCACGAAGTTACACCATGAGCTTCCAGCCCCGCTGA